The Bacillus sp. FJAT-52991 genome segment GTAGGGGATGTGTGTAAACAAAAGAACACCGTTTCCCGGCTGGAGGTGCGCGAACAAAAAACCGGAAAAGTCCGGCTGATTGTATTAAGTGCGAAAACATGCCGGTTGATTCAGCGCTATATCCATCGGGAAAGACCGAATGCCAGCATCGATGAGCCTCTTTTTTTGAGTCAAAAAGGGGGAGCCATCACCCGCCAGCACGCCTATTACGTATTAAACTGCGCCGCTCGCTACGCCGGCATCACGGAGCGGATCGGCACGCACTCTCTGCGGAAAACTTTTGGTTATTTCGCCTATAAAAAAGGAGTCGACCTGGCCATGATCCAGAAACTTCTGAATCACTCCAGCCAGGCCGAAACCCTTAGATATATTGGGATTACTCAAGAACAGATGGATCAGGTAATGATGAAGTTGGATTTATAACACATGAGGATGCAGGCGTTTTATTTATCCTTCTGTTTTTCCTTTTCCAACTGCCCCTGCAGCTTCTAAATCTTTTCTTCATATTCTTACCTCACACCAGATATCTCAGCATAAAGCTCTTGAAGCTTCTCATTATGTGCTTCATTAACCTGTATCAGTTTGCTTTGATACTCTTTTTCCACCTCTAACAAAGCCCGCTCTTTCTCAAACTCTTTCTTCTCGCCTAACCGCTCGACTTCGACTTTATGATCTCGTATCATGACGTCTATTCGCTGAGTTAACTATTGTTGCAAAAAAGAAGAAAACAATCTTCAAAGAAACGTTGTTTTCTTCTTTTTTGTTATTCTAAGGTCGATTCAAGGAAACCACATACAAATGCCGTTTCCGTCTTCTGATTTTCAGGAAGCAGTGTGGAACCAGGATTATTCTT includes the following:
- a CDS encoding site-specific integrase, whose amino-acid sequence is MNTVQPIRDKEKIEAMKRILRASSIRDELLFTMGINTGLRISDLLSLKVGDVCKQKNTVSRLEVREQKTGKVRLIVLSAKTCRLIQRYIHRERPNASIDEPLFLSQKGGAITRQHAYYVLNCAARYAGITERIGTHSLRKTFGYFAYKKGVDLAMIQKLLNHSSQAETLRYIGITQEQMDQVMMKLDL